A region from the Vicia villosa cultivar HV-30 ecotype Madison, WI linkage group LG3, Vvil1.0, whole genome shotgun sequence genome encodes:
- the LOC131657080 gene encoding basic leucine zipper 24-like, with translation MKENMDDGNSEVSDKLSDNNLFSTPESMKTDTELPKSTTKTCTHTHTCNPPGFDYDDSIHTHTCFHTHTHVFASEDNTNSRPKWTSCNRDAVKKYREKKKAQTAYLEEEVKKLKLINQQLMRRLQGQAVLEAELLRLRNTLVQLKGKVDCELGSFPFQKKCFSSSVYKGNANLVSASQGIDLELCSNDTSD, from the coding sequence ATGAAAGAAAATATGGATGATGGAAATTCCGAGGTTTCTGATAAACTTTCAGATAATAATCTATTTTCAACTCCCGAATCTATGAAAACAGATACTGAATTACCTAAGAGCACTACCAAAACATGCACTCATACTCACACATGTAATCCACCCGGTTTCGATTATGATGATTCTATTCATACGCACACATGTTTTCACACGCACACTCATGTTTTTGCTTCCGAAGACAACACAAATTCAAGGCCGAAATGGACTTCTTGTAATAGAGACGCTGTTAAGAAGTATAGGGAGAAGAAGAAGGCGCAGACGGCTTATTTGGAGGAAGAAGTTAAGAAGTTGAAACTTATTAATCAACAACTTATGAGGAGATTACAAGGGCAGGCGGTACTTGAAGCTGAATTGTTAAGGTTGAGGAACACTTTGGTTCAACTTAAGGGAAAAGTTGACTGTGAATTAGgttctttcccttttcaaaagAAGTGTTTCTCTTCTAGTGTTTATAAAGGGAATGCTAATTTGGTTTCGGCTTCTCAGGGAATTGATCTTGAGTTATGTAGCAACGATACTTCAGATTGA
- the LOC131593213 gene encoding pheophytinase, chloroplastic-like: METLSYGSAPCYQAMNTKTKSVNSSSQSKFSYNRKHGVCFTNNIFKFGSVRFSEKGKKSGFECSKRLKFKVDSGRYGDYVINEEEARDIVGVDESPSKVLIPGLPDELNGDSGAVISSCFKGWKPKLNVHYEKAGCENVDSPNVLFLPGFGVGSFHYEKQLMDLGRDFRVWALDFLGQGMSLPFEDPTLSKEGGVASSGNVSSWGFGDETEPWATELVYSVDLWQDQVRYFIEEVIGEPVYLVGNSLGGYVALYFAACYPHLVKGVTLLNATPFWGFLPNPIKSPGLAKIFPWAGTFPLPSNIKKLTELLWEKISDPKSIADVLNQVYADHSINVDNVFSRIIETTRHPAAAASFASIMFAPQGELSFSETLSRCRENKVPICLMYGKEDPWVTPLWGLQVKRKVPEAPYYQISPAGHCPHDEVPEVINFLLRGWINNLESEGSVSLPLLEDIETMNHTIERELEFPRKGSKKSVKVRYFVSSISLWERIRSYIKYYSKFRKLAAESQ, encoded by the exons ATGGAAACTCTTTCATATGGTTCTGCACCATGTTATCAAGCCATGAACACAAAGACAAAATCAGTGAATTCATCATCTCAATCAAAGTTTTCTTATAATAGAAAACATGGAGTTTGTTTTAccaataatattttcaaatttgGGTCAGTGAGATTTTCTGAAAAGGGTAAAAAAAGTGGTTTTGAATGCTCCAAAAGACTCAAATTCAAGGTTGATAGTGGAAGGTATGGTGATTATGTGATTAATGAAGAAGAAGCAAGAGATATTGTAGGGGTAGATGAATCTCCTTCCAAGGTTTTGATTCCTGGTTTGCCTGATGAGTTAAACGGGGATTCTGGTGCGGTAATAAGTAGTTGTTTTAAGGGATGGAAACCTAAGTTGAATGTACACTATGAGAAAGCTGGGTGTGAAAATGTGGATTCTCCGAATGTGCTTTTTTTGCCGGGTTTTGGTGTTGGTTCGTTTCATTATGAGAAGCAGTTGATGGATTTAGGCCGTGATTTTCGAGTTTGGGCGTTGGATTTTCTAGGACAGGGAATGTCTTTGCCTTTTGAAGATCCTACTTTGTCTAAGGAAGGAGGGGTTGCTTCGAGTGGAAATGTTTCTTCTTGGGGTTTTGGAGATGAAACCGAACCTTGGGCGACTGAGCTTGTGTATTCGGTTGATTTATGGCAAGATCAAGTTCGGTACTTCATTGAAGAG GTCATCGGTGAACCGGTCTATCTTGTAGGAAACTCGCTTGGAGGATATGTTGCTTTATATTTTGCCGCGTGCTATCCTCATTTAGTGAAAGGTGTAACATTGCTCAACGCAACACCTTTTTGGGGGTTTCTGCCAAATCCAATAAAATCTCCCGGACTTGCCAAAATATTTCCATGGGCTGGAACGTTCCCTCTACCTTCAAATATCAAGAAACTTACCGAGTTATT GTGGGAGAAAATTAGTGATCCGAAAAGTATTGCGGACGTACTTAATCAGGTTTACGCAGATCATTCAATAAACGTGGATAACGTTTTTTCACGGATAATCGAAACCACTAGGCATCCGGCTGCTGCAGCATCGTTTGCTTCAATTATGTTTGCTCCTCAAGGAGAATTATCCTTCAGCGAAACATTATCCAG ATGTCGAGAAAACAAGGTGCCAATTTGCCTCATGTATGGAAAAGAAGATCCCTGGGTGACGCCGCTGTGGGGACTTCAGGTTAAAAGGAAGGTTCCTGAAGCTCCGTATTATCAAATCAGCCCTGCTGGTCACTGCCCTCATGATGAAGTCCCTGAG GTCATAAATTTCTTACTTCGCGGATGGATAAATAACCTAGAGTCCGAGGGCTCTGTCTCATTACCCTTGCTTGAAGACATAGAAACTATGAATCACACTATTGAAAGGGAGTTAGAATTTCCAAGAAAAGGATCGAAAAAATCAGTAAAGGTAAGATATTTTGTTTCTAGTATCTCGCTTTGGGAGAGGATAAGATCTTACatcaaatactactccaagttcAGGAAGTTGGCAGCTGAATCTCAATGA